The region TAGAATTGAGACAAATGAAGGAGAGGTAATCTACCAGCATGAATCAAAGGCTGTAGATGTTTTCTCACCTCAGACTGCATATCTTACAATTGATATAATGCGTGATGTAATTAGAAGTGGAACAGCAACGTCTATCAACCGTTATTTAAGCTTTAATGCTGATTGGGCAGGTAAAACAGGAACGGGCCAAGATTACCGAGATGCATGGTTTGTTGCGACAAATCCAAATGTTACGTTTGGAACATGGATTGGTTATGATACACCAAAATCGATGTATGGTCATTATAAAGGGCTATCATATTCGCAACGAAATCTATTGCTATGGTCAAAGCTTATGAACGTTGCGTATGAAATTAACCCAGACCTTGTAGCACCAAAAGAGCCATTTAAAATGCCAGGTGGTCTTGTTAAAAGGCAATACTGTGCACTATCAGGGCTTCTGCCATCGGATATTTGTAAAGAAGCTGGCCTTGTTGCAGAGGATATCTTCAATGCAAAATATGCACCTACAGAAGTCGATGATAATCTAGAAAGAGGCAAATACATCATTGTTGATGGAAAAGCTTACAGAGTTCCAGAAACTGCTCCAGCAGAGTTTGTTCAGGAAGGTATTATGGTTAAGAAAGAATTCCTAGAAAAGAATGACCTTAAGGATTTAACTGCTCTTAACGACATACTTCCGAAAAATGATCAGTGGACCAATATTGTAGTCACTGAAACAGAACCATTACAGGATAATGGAGTCGCTCCTACTAAGATTGCAAAAGTCGAACTAAAGGGTAATATTCTAACATGGTCAAAGCATGAACACACTGATGTGGTTGGCTATAGAATTTATCGTGCAGGTAACTTTTCAACAGAGTTTGTGCAAATAGCAAGTATCCCTGCACAAACTGAACTAAAATATACACTTCCTAACCAGGATCCTGCGGCATACTATGTTGTTGCAGTTGATATTATCGGAAATGTCTCTCCTATTTCTGATACTAAGAATTTTGGAACCTATATGGATCAGCCAGAGGAAGTTCCTTCTGATGAAGAAGACACACCAGGAGATGGTGAGAATGATGGCGATGATAGTGGCGGAGAGCCCGGAGATGATGAAATCATCCCTGGCTTACCAGGAGTCGGAACGAATCGTCAAAGCTTAACAGTACCATATGTATAAAAAAAAGCACTGCATGAATGAAATGCAGTGCTTTTCTATTTGATTAATCTTCCATTGTCGATAAATCACCAGTAGGTAAATCAAGCTCCCAAGCTTTAAGAACACGTCTCATAATTTTCCCACTTCTTGTTTTCGGTAGTTTATCACGGAATTCAATTTCACGTGGGGCGGCATGTGCTGCTAGACCTTTTTTAACAAAACTTCTTATCTCTTCCTTCAGCTCATCATTTGCTGTATAGCCATCACGAAGAGCTACAAAGGCTTTTATAATTTCTCCTCTTACAGGGTCAGGCTTTCCAATTACACCAGCTTCTGCAACAGCAGGATGTTCTACTAACTTACTCTCAACTTCAAACGGACCTACCCTTTCACCTGAAGTCATAATTACATCATCAATTCTTCCTTGGAACCAGAAATAGCCATCTTCATCCATATAGGCTGAGTCACCAGAAACATACCAATCTCCAGGCATAAAATACGACTGATATTTCGCTTCATTGTTCCAAATTGTATGCATCATTGAAGGCCAGCCTTTTTTTATCGCTAAATTCCCCATTCTGTATGGAGGTAGCTCATTACCTTGATCATCTACTATTGCAGCCTTTACTCCAGGAATTGGTTTACCCATTGACCCTGGTTTGATTTCCATTGAAGGGTAATTACAGATTAGTTGCCCTCCAGTTTCAGTCATCCACCATGTATCATGGATGCGTTGATTGAACACTTTAACTCCCCAACGAACAACCTCAGGGTTTAATGGTTCTCCAACACTTAACACATGTCGTAAAGAGGATAAATCAAACTGTTTAACTAATTCATCCCCAGCACCCATTAACATACGAAATGCAGTCGGAGCACTGTACCATACTGTTACTCCGTAATCTTCTATTGTTTCATACCAGGATTCTGGCCTGAAACGTCCACCAAGGATGACATTTGAAGCTCCTACTAACCAAGGCCCAAAAATTCCATATGCTGTTCCAGTTACCCATCCTGGGTCTGCTGTACACCAATACACATCATCTTCCTTCAGATCTAAAACCCATTTAGCCGTTTGGTAATGTTGAATCATAGCATTATGGACATGAAGAACACCCTTAGGTTTGCCAGTTGAACCAGATGTATAGTGAAGAATTAACCCGTCTTCACGGTCCATCCACTCAATTTGTAGGTGTTTACTTGCATTTTTCATATGCTTTCTAAAATCAATATTTTTACCATCTTCGTTAATATTTTCCCCTACAAGAACGATATGTTTGAGAGCTGGGAGTTCATCAACTGGAATTCTATCAACTAATTCAGGAGTTGTAATAATAACCTTTGCTTCACTGTCTTCAAGACGGTCACGGACTGCACCTTCCATAAATGCTTCAAAAAGTGGACCAACGATAGCACCAAGCTTGATTGCTCCTAAAATAGCAAAATATAATTCCGGTGAGCGAGGCATGAAGACGAATACACGGTCACCTTTTTCAACATCTGCAATTTGTTTAAGTACATTTCCAGCTTTATTAGAGAATTCTTTCATTTCTTTAAATGTATATTTTTCTTCTTTTAAGGGATCACGGTAGTAGAGAGCAACTTTATTTTTTCTATTGCCAGTAGCATGCCTATCTATCGCTTCATAGGCCATGTTAACTCTACCAGTCTCTGACCACGAAAAATTCTTCTCAACATCAGACCAATTGTGAGTATTATATGTTTCATTATAATCTTTTAAGTTATGATCTCCTTGCATTACTGGTAGCGCTTCCACTTTCATAAAACAAACTCCCCCTTATGTAAATATGCTTCTATTATATTATACATATGCTCTTTTCTCAATTTTTAAAATCTTTTATATTGACAGTAATTAAAGGTAATTTTTTGTGAAAACGCTTTAAATTCTGTTATTTCATGTATAATAGATTGTGAAGTGATATAAAATGGTGGTGATTTAATGGAACATAAAAAGACTTATAATGCAAAAGAATTAAAAACTCCACATGGAAGTCTTATTATTGAAGGACCCATACCAGGCTATAAACTGGCAGGATATGAATTTCATCGTGACCTCGTTGCTTTTCGTACACCTGAACAACAGCATAAAGCTTTAGTAGAGATTGCTGATTTACCAGAGGGTAGAATTATTATCGCTAGAAATCGCCATACGATTGTGGGATATGTAACCTACCTTTATCCTGATCCACTCGAAAGATGGTCTGAAGCTAAAATGGAAAATCTTATCGAACTTGGAGCAATAGAAGTTATTCCTGAGTTTAGAGGTTATTCTGTTGGCAAAAACCTTATCCAAGTATCAATGATGGATGATGCAATGGAAGATTTTATCACGATAACTACAGAATACTATTGGCATTGGGATTTAAAAGGGACTGGACTAAACGTCTGGGAGTACCGTAAAGTAATGGAAAAAATGATGAATGCTGGTGGTCTTGAGTGGTATGCTACAGACGATCCTGAAATTAGCTCACACCCAGCTAATTGTTTGATGGCTAAAATTGGTAAGCGAGTTGATAGTGAATCAATACAACGCTTTGACCAATTACGCTTCAAAAACAGATTCATGTATTAATTAAGTTGTTTGATTATGAAAATTTTAAATAGATACTTGATGATTTTAAAATCAAGGGGGATTCATGATGATTGTTGAACAAATCATGAAAAAAAATGTGTTTACACTTAGTCCAAAAGATACAATTGCTACTGCTGTAAAGCTATTAGAAAAACATAAGATACGACATATACCGATTTTAGACGAACATCAGTCTGTTGTGGGTATTATTAGTGACCGTGATGTTCGTGATGCTAATTCTTCTATCTTTAGAAGCAATGAGCACCTTGAAGACTTGGAAAGACCTGTTGAAACAATTATGACAACAGATGTTATTACAGGACATCCCTTAGACTTTGTTGAAGAAATTTCTGCTATTTTATATGAACACAATATTGGCTGTCTACCAATCACAAAGGGTGGAAAGCTTGTTGGTATTGTAACTGAGACAGATTTGCTACATACCTTGGTTCAATTAACTGGTGCAAATCAGCCAGGTTCACAGATTGAAATCAAAGTTTCTAATAAGGCTGGTATGCTCTCAGAGGTTGCAACAATTATAGGTAAACGAAATGTAAATATTTCTAGTGTCCTTGTTTATCCTGACCAAGACGAGAGGTACAAAATACTTGTTTTCCGAGTTCAAACTATGAATCCAATGGCGGTTATTACAGATTTAAAGAATGAAGGCTATCAGGTGTTATGGCCGAATATGCCAGGGATATCATCATGACGAAAGAATCTGTTTTCATCTATTCTAAAGAATTCTTAAATTACAAGTTTAGTGACTCTCACCCTTTTAATCAAATTAGGGTCGAACTTACTTATGACTTATTAAAGAAATTGAATGCAATAGATGAATCTCAACTCATTGCACCGCGTATGGCAACAGATGAAGAGCTTGAATTATTCCATGATCCAAAATATATAAACGCCGTTAAATTAGCTGGTAAGGGACAACTAGAAAAAGAAATTGGTTTGAATTATGGAATAGGAACCGAAGACACACCTATATTTCAAAATATGCATGAAGCAAGTGCATTATTGGTCGGGGGTACATTAACAGCTG is a window of Cytobacillus luteolus DNA encoding:
- the acsA gene encoding acetate--CoA ligase translates to MKVEALPVMQGDHNLKDYNETYNTHNWSDVEKNFSWSETGRVNMAYEAIDRHATGNRKNKVALYYRDPLKEEKYTFKEMKEFSNKAGNVLKQIADVEKGDRVFVFMPRSPELYFAILGAIKLGAIVGPLFEAFMEGAVRDRLEDSEAKVIITTPELVDRIPVDELPALKHIVLVGENINEDGKNIDFRKHMKNASKHLQIEWMDREDGLILHYTSGSTGKPKGVLHVHNAMIQHYQTAKWVLDLKEDDVYWCTADPGWVTGTAYGIFGPWLVGASNVILGGRFRPESWYETIEDYGVTVWYSAPTAFRMLMGAGDELVKQFDLSSLRHVLSVGEPLNPEVVRWGVKVFNQRIHDTWWMTETGGQLICNYPSMEIKPGSMGKPIPGVKAAIVDDQGNELPPYRMGNLAIKKGWPSMMHTIWNNEAKYQSYFMPGDWYVSGDSAYMDEDGYFWFQGRIDDVIMTSGERVGPFEVESKLVEHPAVAEAGVIGKPDPVRGEIIKAFVALRDGYTANDELKEEIRSFVKKGLAAHAAPREIEFRDKLPKTRSGKIMRRVLKAWELDLPTGDLSTMED
- a CDS encoding GNAT family N-acetyltransferase, translated to MEHKKTYNAKELKTPHGSLIIEGPIPGYKLAGYEFHRDLVAFRTPEQQHKALVEIADLPEGRIIIARNRHTIVGYVTYLYPDPLERWSEAKMENLIELGAIEVIPEFRGYSVGKNLIQVSMMDDAMEDFITITTEYYWHWDLKGTGLNVWEYRKVMEKMMNAGGLEWYATDDPEISSHPANCLMAKIGKRVDSESIQRFDQLRFKNRFMY
- a CDS encoding acetoin utilization AcuB family protein; amino-acid sequence: MIVEQIMKKNVFTLSPKDTIATAVKLLEKHKIRHIPILDEHQSVVGIISDRDVRDANSSIFRSNEHLEDLERPVETIMTTDVITGHPLDFVEEISAILYEHNIGCLPITKGGKLVGIVTETDLLHTLVQLTGANQPGSQIEIKVSNKAGMLSEVATIIGKRNVNISSVLVYPDQDERYKILVFRVQTMNPMAVITDLKNEGYQVLWPNMPGISS